From Acidobacteriota bacterium, the proteins below share one genomic window:
- a CDS encoding gamma-glutamyltransferase, producing MRAHRFRPIFMMAAVALFSSPAFAAQVVSTDAAVVTDSRHATSAALQVLRQGGSAADGAVAAAFVLAALDGQACNLGGGGVSLHYERDTGLIRALNFLGEPSNPQFDPEGSGYSNRVVVPRFLDGLAILQEKFGRLDWQTLLQPALNIASEQRLEELASLLDSISKDRTGRGRNAMKERLLGWSATQKIALARRDFDESSTSWEAPIRIDYGSYEVWSVLPPGGGGLVFAETLGIMAGFDLGLDPRSTRFTHLVAKATAAAMRDNASANPGPQATSRVPVATLLSSEHLAEARRGVERRDSVIAPMAGTALIESSTIVVTDSRGDIVTCVCARRTESAIDPFRGLSISTIDSTSKPLWTLPMIILDAGAPWVAGGAGDAAHGLQTMVTILFSLVRGVAPSEAVAAPRFHWDLDLGQLMYERELVPIETVDELNRLGLGALPSEDPFEAINLLVWSGEGSILALADPRGEGAAGGY from the coding sequence GTGAGAGCTCACCGTTTCCGGCCGATCTTCATGATGGCTGCCGTGGCACTCTTCAGCTCCCCCGCTTTTGCGGCGCAGGTGGTCAGCACCGACGCCGCCGTGGTGACCGATTCCCGTCACGCCACCAGCGCCGCCCTCCAGGTCCTTCGGCAGGGGGGGTCCGCGGCGGACGGTGCGGTCGCCGCGGCATTCGTTCTCGCGGCGCTCGATGGCCAGGCCTGCAACCTCGGCGGGGGCGGTGTGTCGCTCCATTACGAGCGCGACACCGGACTGATTCGCGCCCTCAACTTCCTCGGCGAGCCTTCGAATCCTCAATTCGATCCCGAGGGATCCGGCTATTCGAACAGGGTCGTCGTTCCGCGCTTTCTCGACGGCCTCGCGATTCTTCAAGAGAAGTTCGGCCGGCTCGACTGGCAGACTCTGCTGCAGCCGGCGCTGAACATCGCATCCGAACAGCGACTCGAAGAGCTGGCAAGTCTGCTCGATTCCATCTCGAAAGACCGCACCGGCCGTGGCCGAAACGCCATGAAAGAAAGGCTCCTCGGATGGTCGGCCACACAGAAAATCGCCCTCGCCCGGCGGGATTTCGATGAATCATCGACGAGCTGGGAGGCGCCGATCCGGATCGACTACGGCAGTTACGAGGTCTGGTCGGTTCTCCCCCCGGGGGGCGGCGGTCTCGTCTTCGCGGAAACCCTCGGAATCATGGCGGGATTCGATCTCGGGCTCGATCCTCGCTCGACCAGATTCACTCATCTGGTCGCCAAAGCGACCGCGGCCGCGATGCGGGACAATGCCTCGGCGAATCCCGGACCTCAGGCGACCTCGCGCGTTCCGGTCGCGACCTTGCTCTCCAGCGAGCACCTCGCCGAGGCTCGCCGGGGCGTCGAGCGCCGCGACTCCGTGATTGCACCTATGGCCGGCACTGCACTGATCGAATCGTCGACGATCGTGGTCACCGATTCGAGGGGAGATATCGTCACCTGCGTGTGCGCGCGACGAACGGAGTCGGCCATTGATCCTTTTCGCGGTCTTTCGATCAGCACGATCGACTCCACATCGAAGCCGCTGTGGACTCTTCCGATGATCATTCTCGACGCAGGGGCGCCATGGGTCGCCGGCGGTGCCGGCGATGCCGCACACGGGCTTCAAACGATGGTCACGATCCTTTTCTCTCTGGTACGGGGGGTTGCGCCATCCGAAGCCGTGGCGGCTCCGCGGTTCCACTGGGATCTCGACCTCGGACAGCTCATGTACGAAAGGGAGCTCGTTCCAATCGAAACGGTCGATGAGCTGAACCGGCTCGGGCTGGGGGCACTCCCCTCCGAAGACCCGTTCGAAGCGATCAATCTTCTGGTCTGGTCCGGAGAGGGGTCGATTCTCGCGCTGGCCGACCCTCGAGGGGAAGGAGCCGCCGGTGGGTACTGA
- a CDS encoding type III pantothenate kinase — translation MGDLLVIDVGNTNIVVGVWRGDELLRSHRLATVRDRTVDEYGILTRQLLADLADGVSGAIVSSVVPPVDGIIESMLQKFFGLEAFFVRPGIRTGIAIKTENPLELGADRIVNAVALWHEYGGPSIAVDFGTATTFDIVSAEGDYRGGIIAPGPNISFEALFARAARLPRVEFRRPDQLIGTSTVTSMQSGMYFGYLGLVDGILERIVSEIGKVEAIVATGGVASDFSSDSRFIQKVDPELTLKGLKLIWERNQGPNRRRGRPAKGAPK, via the coding sequence ATGGGCGATCTCCTCGTCATCGATGTCGGTAACACCAACATCGTTGTCGGTGTATGGAGGGGTGACGAGCTGCTCCGGTCGCATCGGCTGGCGACCGTGCGCGATCGGACCGTCGACGAGTACGGCATCCTGACCCGGCAGCTTCTCGCCGATCTCGCCGACGGAGTCAGCGGGGCAATCGTCAGTTCGGTCGTTCCCCCGGTCGACGGGATCATCGAATCGATGCTGCAGAAGTTCTTCGGGCTCGAAGCGTTCTTCGTGCGGCCCGGCATCCGCACCGGTATCGCCATCAAGACCGAGAATCCTCTCGAGCTCGGAGCGGACAGGATCGTCAATGCCGTCGCTCTCTGGCACGAGTACGGCGGTCCGTCGATCGCCGTCGATTTCGGAACGGCGACCACTTTCGACATCGTCTCGGCGGAGGGCGATTACCGGGGCGGGATCATCGCCCCGGGTCCCAACATTTCGTTCGAAGCGCTCTTCGCCCGCGCCGCGAGACTTCCCCGCGTGGAGTTCCGCCGGCCGGACCAGCTGATCGGAACGAGCACCGTGACGAGCATGCAGTCGGGAATGTATTTCGGCTATCTCGGACTCGTCGACGGCATTCTCGAACGAATCGTCTCCGAAATCGGGAAGGTCGAGGCGATCGTCGCGACGGGCGGCGTCGCTTCGGACTTCTCCTCCGACAGCCGCTTCATCCAGAAGGTCGATCCGGAGTTGACGCTGAAGGGTCTGAAACTGATCTGGGAGCGCAATCAAGGCCCGAACAGAAGGCGTGGCCGGCCGGCAAAAGGAGCACCGAAGTGA